From the genome of Bos taurus isolate L1 Dominette 01449 registration number 42190680 breed Hereford chromosome 2, ARS-UCD2.0, whole genome shotgun sequence, one region includes:
- the TSSK3 gene encoding testis-specific serine/threonine-protein kinase 3 isoform X1, with protein sequence MGASTEQSLASRAERRHRSNPYRRGYDSLPGAGAGHGEFIQRFLPRELQIVRTLDHKNIIQVYEMLESADGKIYLVMELAEGGDVFDCVLNGGPLPESRAKALFRQMVEAIRYCHGCGVAHRDLKCENALLQGFNLKLTDFGFAKVLPKSRRELSQTFCGSTAYAAPEVLQGIPHDSRKGDIWSMGVVLHVMLCASLPFDDTDIPKMLWQQQKGVSFPTHLGISAECQDLLKRLLEPDMILRPSIEEVSWHPWLASTS encoded by the exons ATGGGGGCGTCCACGGAACAGAGCCTGGCATCCCGGGCCGAGCGCAGACATCGCAGCAACCCCTACAGGCGGGGCTACGACTCACTGCCTGGCGCGGGGGCGGGGCACGGAG agtTTATCCAGAGATTCCTGCCTCGGGAGCTCCAGATCGTCCGTACTCTGGACCACAAGAACATCATCCAAGTGTATGAGATGCTGGAGTCTGCCGACGGGAAAATCTACCTGGTGATGGAGCTGGCTGAAGGAGGGGATGTCTTTGACTGTGTGCTGAATGGGGGGCCACTGCCCGAGAGCCGGGCCAAGGCCCTCTTCCGTCAGATGGTTGAGGCCATCCGCTACTGCCATGGCTGTGGCGTGGCCCACCGGGACCTCAAGTGTGAGAACGCCTTGTTGCAGGGCTTCAACCTGAAGCTGACAGACTTTGGCTTTGCCAAGGTGTTGCCCAAATCGCGCCGGGAGCTGAGCCAGACCTTCTGCGGCAGCACTGCCTATGCCGCCCCCGAAGTGCTGCAGGGTATCCCGCACGACAGCAGGAAGGGTGACATCTGGAGCATGGGCGTGGTCCTGCACGTCATGCTCTGTGCCAGCCTGCCTTTTGACGACACAGACATCCCCAAGATGCTGTGGCAGCAGCAGAAGGGGGTGTCCTTCCCCACTCATCTGGGCATCTCGGCTGAATGCCAGGACTTGCTCAAGCGGCTCCTGGAACCAGACATGATTCTCCGGCCTTCAATTGAAGAAGTTAGTTGGCATCCATGGCTAGCAAGCACTTCATAA
- the TSSK3 gene encoding testis-specific serine/threonine-protein kinase 3, which translates to MEDFLLSNGYQLGKTIGEGTYSKVKEAVSKKHQRKVAIKIIDKMGGPEEFIQRFLPRELQIVRTLDHKNIIQVYEMLESADGKIYLVMELAEGGDVFDCVLNGGPLPESRAKALFRQMVEAIRYCHGCGVAHRDLKCENALLQGFNLKLTDFGFAKVLPKSRRELSQTFCGSTAYAAPEVLQGIPHDSRKGDIWSMGVVLHVMLCASLPFDDTDIPKMLWQQQKGVSFPTHLGISAECQDLLKRLLEPDMILRPSIEEVSWHPWLASTS; encoded by the exons ATGGAGGACTTTCTGCTCTCCAATGGGTACCAGCTGGGCAAGACCATTGGGGAAGGGACCTACTCAAAAGTCAAAGAAGCAGTTTCCAAAAAACACCAAAGAAAAGTGGCAATTAAAATTATAGACAAGATGGGAGGGCCAGAAG agtTTATCCAGAGATTCCTGCCTCGGGAGCTCCAGATCGTCCGTACTCTGGACCACAAGAACATCATCCAAGTGTATGAGATGCTGGAGTCTGCCGACGGGAAAATCTACCTGGTGATGGAGCTGGCTGAAGGAGGGGATGTCTTTGACTGTGTGCTGAATGGGGGGCCACTGCCCGAGAGCCGGGCCAAGGCCCTCTTCCGTCAGATGGTTGAGGCCATCCGCTACTGCCATGGCTGTGGCGTGGCCCACCGGGACCTCAAGTGTGAGAACGCCTTGTTGCAGGGCTTCAACCTGAAGCTGACAGACTTTGGCTTTGCCAAGGTGTTGCCCAAATCGCGCCGGGAGCTGAGCCAGACCTTCTGCGGCAGCACTGCCTATGCCGCCCCCGAAGTGCTGCAGGGTATCCCGCACGACAGCAGGAAGGGTGACATCTGGAGCATGGGCGTGGTCCTGCACGTCATGCTCTGTGCCAGCCTGCCTTTTGACGACACAGACATCCCCAAGATGCTGTGGCAGCAGCAGAAGGGGGTGTCCTTCCCCACTCATCTGGGCATCTCGGCTGAATGCCAGGACTTGCTCAAGCGGCTCCTGGAACCAGACATGATTCTCCGGCCTTCAATTGAAGAAGTTAGTTGGCATCCATGGCTAGCAAGCACTTCATAA
- the FAM229A gene encoding protein FAM229A, producing the protein MQPSPSTPGPGRAADTCPAPPGPERPPAARARAAASSLGLASASGRAPRGLDMSAQEPPQGRRFPIEAGDSPGLAAAPESQDSPEPVATEHNPVRPLRRCPGCHCLTLLHMPIDVYLAMGGSPRARAT; encoded by the exons ATGCAGCCCTCCCCCTCGACGCCCGGGCCGGGACGCGCCGCAGACACCTGCCCGGCTCCGCCTGGACCGGAGCGTCCTCCCGCGGCCAGGGCTCGGGCAGCTGCTTCCAGCCTGGGACTGGCCTCGGCCTCCGGCAG AGCGCCCCGGGGCCTGGACATGAGTGCCCAGGAGCCCCCGCAGGGTCGGAGATTCCCCATTGAGGCCGGAGACTCCCCTGGCCTTGCCGCCGCCCCCGAGTCCCAGGACAGCCCGGAGCCCGTAGCTACGGAGCACAACCCGGTCAG GCCGCTTCGACGCTGCCCCGGCTGCCACTGCCTGACGCTGCTGCACATGCCCATCGACGTCTACCTGGCCATGGGCGGGAGCCCCCGGGCCCGCGCCACCTGA
- the MARCKSL1 gene encoding MARCKS-related protein, with amino-acid sequence MGSQSSKAPRGDVTAEEAAGASPAKVNGQENGHVKSNGDLSPKGEGESPPVNGTEEAAGATGDAIEPAPPSQGAEAKGEVPPKETPKKKKKFSFKKPFKLSGLSFKRNRKEGGGDSSASSPTEEEQEQGEISACGEEGTAQEGKAAATPESQEPQAKGAEASAAAKGGDTEEAGPQAAEPSTPSGPESDPAPASEQNE; translated from the exons ATGGGCAGCCAGAGCTCCAAGGCTCCCCGGGGCGACGTGACCGCCGAGGAGGCAGCAGGCGCTTCCCCCGCCAAGGTCAACGGACAG GAGAACGGCCACGTGAAAAGCAATGGAGACTTATCCCCCAAAGGTGAAGGGGAGTCGCCCCCCGTGAACGGAACAGAGGAGGCAGCGGGGGCCACTGGTGATGCTATCGAGCCAGCACCCCCTAGCCAGGGCGCTGAGGCTAAGGGGGAGGTCCCCCCCAAGGAGAcccccaagaagaagaagaaattctctTTCAAGAAGCCTTTCAAATTGAGTGGCCTGTCCTTCAAGAGAAATCGGAAGGAGGGTGGGGGTGATTCGTCTGCCTCCTCACCCACAGAGGAAGAGCAGGAGCAGGGGGAGATCAGTGCCTGCGGCGAGGAGGGCACTGCCCAGGAAGGGAAGGCTGCTGCCACCCCCGAGAGCCAGGAGCCTCAGGCCAAAGGGGCAGAGGCCAGCGCTGCCGCCAagggaggagacacagaagaGGCAGGGCCCCAGGCCGCAGAGCCATCCACTCCCTCGGGGCCAGAGAGTGACCCTGCACCAGCCAGCGAGCAGAATGAGTAg